A DNA window from Daucus carota subsp. sativus chromosome 3, DH1 v3.0, whole genome shotgun sequence contains the following coding sequences:
- the LOC135151549 gene encoding protein FAR1-RELATED SEQUENCE 5-like, with translation MEISSNQTLFCSNQAQFSSNQANFREVADIQSSSGNSVCIDVVDNVCDTTLHDFVEDCLEGFDESISRSSKVWNPKVSDDKLKPYPGQLFKDIESAFKFYTDYGRDGGFEVRKSTQKVRNGIIVTKYIICSKGGHHDTSMTKDVDVNSESSHASTSVQLQVKRRKTVTKRCDCRAKIILKYNGFNAYVISSFIEVHNHRLASPSGKEFLLCNRSMTSFQRRFVLDAAKSNIGSYRAHNLFKSISGSYSEVGATDVDFQNWMRDIKLYIGKHDSDMLIQKFQNKRDVSDGGFFFEYQTDSNGHLTRLFWADIQGRRSYEVFGDVVSFDATYRTNKYGMVFVPFIGVDNHWKSVTFASALLNHEDATNFTWACEMFLQAFSRPPKCIITDQCLGMKVAIANTFPHSIHRYCMWHIMQKFPAKVGLVFCAETGFMEKLNKFVWSSHLTVPEFEKGWDDVLKEFGLSEHVWLKEIYAMRESWIPAFFADKPMGALLRTTSRSESSNFYFNHFVQKGDTLSEFYLCYESAIDKQIHDQNKLNTTDKNCIPQSITEKAIEKHATCLYTRSMFYKVQKQIKASCFHISLGGQPIVTDGVNKYLLCDKSLNGKLFEVEFCLSTYDISCSCKLFTRVGYLCRHCFYCLSLWGVDKIPHQFICKRWMRNAERFCKLKFTDESECATDGYISREIAMRIWTEYQACVDNVCNNLKGLEYLLDEMKCLRIRVEEKFDKRPATKDDMLEEIFGVRPSGSSNVLPPLPSNNKGCRKRIVGGAELSRGAELSRDGKKRPTRTCKFCHTLGYHDSRNCPKKLLVNQQIPTIPNIQVSLSPSFYSQNMTS, from the exons ATGGAGATTTCGTCAAATCAAACTTTGTTTTGCTCGAATCAAGCTCAGTTTTCCTCAAATCAAGCTAATTTTCGCGAAGTTGCTGACATTCAATCATCATCAG gCAATTCTGTTTGTATTGATGTTGTTGATAATGTTTGTGATACTACTCTTCATGATTTTGTTGAGGATTGCTTAGAAGGTTTTGATGAGTCAATTAGTAGAAGCTCTAAAGTGTGGAATCCTAAAGTTTCTGATGACAAACTTAAACCATATCCTGGTCAACTGTTTAAAGACATTGAGTCGGCTTTTAAGTTCTATACTGATTATGGCAGAGATGGTGGATTTGAGGTTCGTAAATCAACACAAAAAGTCAGGAATGGTATTATAGTTACCAAGTACATAATTTGTTCTAAAGGAGGCCATCACGATACATCCATGACAAAGGATGTTGATGTTAATTCAGAATCATCTCATGCATCAACTAGTGTTCAACTGCAAGTCAAGAGGAGGAAGACGGTGACAAAGAGATGTGACTGTCGAGCAAAAATTATTCTCAAGTACAATGGTTTCAATGCGTATGTTATTTCGTCATTTATCGAAGTTCACAACCATCGTCTAGCATCGCCATCAGGAAAAGAATTTCTACTTTGTAATCGATCTATGACTTCATTTCAGCGCCGATTTGTTCTAGATGCTGCGAAATCAAACATAGGCTCGTATAGAGCTCACAATTTGTTCAAGTCGATATCAGGATCCTACTCTGAAGTTGGAGCAACCGATGTTGATTTTCAAAACTGGATGagagatataaaattatatattggcAAACATGATTCTGATATGCTGATACAGaagtttcaaaacaaaagggacGTATCAGATGGAGGATTTTTTTTCGAATATCAGACGGATTCAAACGGTCATCTTACCCGTCTTTTTTGGGCTGATATTCAAGGACGTAGGAGTTATGAAGTTTTTGGTGATGTTGTATCTTTTGATGCAACATACCGTACCAATAA GTATGGAATGGTATTCGTGCCTTTTATTGGAGTTGATAATCATTGGAAGAGTGTTACTTTTGCTTCTGCATTACTAAATCATGAGGATGCAACAAATTTCACGTGGGCTTGTGAGATGTTTCTTCAAGCATTTAGCCGTCCACCAAAATGTATAATAACTGATCAGTGTCTTGGGATGAAAGTTGCAATTGCTAACACATTCCCACATTCTATTCATCGTTATTGTATGTGGCATATAATGCAAAAGTTCCCTGCCAAG GTTGGTCTTGTGTTCTGTGCAGAAACGGGATTTATGGAAAAACTCAATAAGTTTGTTTGGTCATCACATTTGACTGTTCCTGAGTTTGAAAAAGGTTGGGATGATGTGCTTAAGGAATTTGGATTAAGTGAACATGTCTGGTTGAAAGAGATATATGCAATGAGGGAATCATGGATTCCTGCTTTCTTTGCGGACAAGCCAATGGGAGCCTTATTGAGAACAACCTCAAGGTCAGAGAGCAGTAATTTCTACTTTAATCATTTCGTCCAAAAAGGGGATACTCTTTCAGAGTTCTACTTGTGTTATGAGAGTGCTATTGACAAACAAATTCATGACCAAAACAAATTGAACACCACTGACAAGAATTGTATTCCACAATCTATTACTGAGAAGGCTATTGAAAAGCATGCAACTTGCCTTTATACTCGAAGTATGTTTTATAAGgttcaaaaacaaataaaagccaGTTGCTTTCATATCAGTCTTGGTGGGCAACCAATTGTTACTGATGGcgtgaataaatatttactttGTGATAAGAGCTTGAATGGTAAGTTGTTTGAGGTTGAATTTTGTTTGTCAACATATGATATTAGCTGTTCCTGCAAGCTGTTTACCAGAGTAGGCTATCTGTGTCGTCATTGTTTCTATTGTTTGAGTTTGTGGGGTGTTGATAAAATCCCACATCAGTTCATATGTAAGCGTTGGATGAGGAATGCAGAGAGATTTTGCAAATTGAAGTTTACTGATGAAAGCGAATGTGCTACTGATGGGTATATCAGTAGAGAAATTGCAATGAGGATATGGACAGAGTATCAAGCTTGTGTTGATAATGTTTGCAATAACCTGAAAGGTTTAGAGTATTTGTTGGATGAGATGAAGTGCTTGAGGATTAGAGTTGAAGAAAAATTTGATAAACGTCCGGCAACAAAAGATGATATGCTGGAAGAGATTTTTGGTGTGAGGCCTTCAGGTTCAAGTAATGTACTTCCACCACTGCCAAGTAATAACAAAGGATGTCGTAAAAGAATTGTTGGTGGTGCAGAGTTAAGTCGTGGTGCAGAGTTAAGTCGTGATGGGAAGAAAAGACCAACCAGGACATGTAAATTTTGTCATACTCTTGGGTATCATGATTCACGCAACTGTCCGAAGAAACTCCTTGTTAATCAGCAGATTCCAACTATTCCTAATATACAAGTATCTCTTAGTCCTAGCTTCTACTCTCAAAATATGACTAGTTAG
- the LOC108211843 gene encoding protein C2-DOMAIN ABA-RELATED 4 — protein sequence MENFLGLLRIRIKRGINLAVRDAISSDPYVVVQMGKQKLKTSVISNSINPEWNEDLTLTVADPTVPITLRVYDKDTFTLDDKMGDAQFDIKALLEAVKMRLESLPNGTIITKVKPSRENCLAEESNITWEDGKVIQNMIFRLRNVEQGELELQLQWIDIPGSKGL from the exons ATGGAGAACTTCTTGGGTCTTCTCAGAATTCGCATCAAAAGAGGGATAAATCTTGCAGTTAGAGATGCTATCAGCAGTGATCCTTATGTTGTTGTTCAAATGGGCAAACAG AAGCTGAAGACCAGTGTCATCTCAAACAGTATCAATCCTGAGTGGAATGAAGACCTTACCCTAACTGTTGCAGATCCAACTGTCCCAATTACGCTG CGAGTGTATGACAAGGATACATTCACCCTTGACGACAAAATGGGTGATGCCCAGTTTGATATCAAAGCgcttctggaagctgtcaagATGCGGTTAGAAAGCCTCCCTAATGGAACCATAATCACCAAAGTTAAACCGAGCAGAGAGAACTGCTTAGCGGAAGAGAGCAACATTACGTGGGAAGATGGCAAGGTTATTCAGAACATGATTTTTAGACTTCGAAATGTGGAGCAAGGTGAACTAGAACTTCAATTGCAATGGATAGATATCCCTGGCTCAAAAGGCCTGTAA